Genomic DNA from Thermodesulfobacteriota bacterium:
AATGCCTAAGCTCTGTGAGCGTTTGTTAATCTCGTTTGCAACGGAAAGAGAGTCTAAAGAGTGAATAAGCTCAACTTTCCCTGCTATGTATTTAACCTTATTTTTCTGCAATTGGCCTATAAAGTGCCAATTAATTTCTTTATCATCTTCTTGCTCAAGTTGCTTATATTTATCTCTAAACTCCTGAGCATAATTCTCACCAAAAGTGTAAAGGCCTAAATCTAATGCATCTATAATTCGCTTTGACTCTACTCGCTTAGATACTGCCACAAGCTCTATCTCTTTAGGATTTCTGCCTACTTTTGTCGCGGCTGTTTGTATTCTATCTCTTATACTGTTTATATTACTTGCTAAGTCCATCGCCGCTAAAAAGTTCTAGAGCCCCCAGTTTTTTTAGTGCCTCGGTTACCTCAACTAAGGGAAGTCCGACGACGTTGGTATACGAGCCCCTTATTCCCTTAATCATAAAAGCGCCCACTCCTTGAATTCCGTAAGCTCCCGCTTTATCCATAGGCTCAGTGGTTTTAATGTAACCTTCTATCTCCTTTGGTTCAAGAGTTTTTACCATCACCTCAGTCCCAACTACATGTGTGTGCAGAATTTCATGCTCTGGTTTTACGATTGAAAATGCGGTGAGCACGTGATGCGCTCCGTCTGAAATTTTGCTGAGCATATTCCTTGCATCTTCTTCATCTTTGGGCTTGCCGAGGATTTCATTCTCAACAACAACAACTGTGTCTGCCCCAATAACTAGAACATCCCCGGTTAAATTTTTCGACACAGACAGTGCTTTTTCAGATGATAACCTAAGAACATAGTCCTCAGGCCTCTCATTATCTAATAAGGACTCATCTGAGCTGGGTGAAACAACCTCAAAACTAATCCCCAGGCTCTCTAGTAGCTCCTTTCTTCTAGGTGATGAAGAAGCCAGAACAATTTTAGTATTCATTTTATTGTTAATATCCTGATATTAATTTTTGAGAAATATAATAACTAGAATTAGTCAGCCTTTTTAGTAGGAGTGCTAAACGGCCAGATACCTGTTTTGGGCGGGTTATAATTTTTAGGCAG
This window encodes:
- a CDS encoding Maf family protein, which gives rise to MNTKIVLASSSPRRKELLESLGISFEVVSPSSDESLLDNERPEDYVLRLSSEKALSVSKNLTGDVLVIGADTVVVVENEILGKPKDEEDARNMLSKISDGAHHVLTAFSIVKPEHEILHTHVVGTEVMVKTLEPKEIEGYIKTTEPMDKAGAYGIQGVGAFMIKGIRGSYTNVVGLPLVEVTEALKKLGALELFSGDGLSK
- a CDS encoding YggS family pyridoxal phosphate-dependent enzyme → MDLASNINSIRDRIQTAATKVGRNPKEIELVAVSKRVESKRIIDALDLGLYTFGENYAQEFRDKYKQLEQEDDKEINWHFIGQLQKNKVKYIAGKVELIHSLDSLSVANEINKRSQSLGIKTSVLIEVDTGGEESKGGVSPSNLEEFLDNLDELDSIKVNGLMTMPPYFDDIELSRPYFVKLRNLREKLSNSYPQIKELSMGMSGDFEVAIQEGATIIRVGTAIFGERDK